The following are encoded in a window of Streptomyces sp. 11x1 genomic DNA:
- a CDS encoding DLW-39 family protein has product MKKLLLVALAAIGGLLVYRQIQADRAEQDLWTEATDSVPTGS; this is encoded by the coding sequence GTGAAGAAGCTTCTCCTGGTCGCACTGGCCGCCATCGGCGGGCTCCTCGTGTACCGCCAGATCCAGGCGGATCGCGCCGAGCAGGATCTGTGGACGGAGGCGACTGACTCCGTGCCCACGGGTTCGTGA
- a CDS encoding rhomboid family intramembrane serine protease, with protein MEQVPSGSQDARSLPTCYRHPDRETGIRCTRCERPICPECMVSASVGFQCPECVRNGSGTGHTPSASAPRTLAGGSVTADPRLVTKILIGANLLFFLVQEAVGDSFTERFALVGRAWDSDFGSVQGVAEGQWYRLVTSMFLHSGVMHIAFNMLSLWWIGGPLEAALGRARYLTLYFASGLAGSALTYLLAAPNQLTLGASGAVFGLFGATAVLMRRLKYDMRPVIILLVINLVITFGWSGIAWQAHVGGLVGGVLIGYAMVHAPRERRALIQYGVCALVLAAVVVVTLLRTIQLT; from the coding sequence ATGGAACAGGTGCCGAGCGGCTCGCAGGACGCGCGGAGCCTGCCCACCTGCTACCGGCACCCGGACCGGGAGACAGGAATCCGCTGCACCCGCTGCGAGCGGCCCATCTGCCCCGAGTGCATGGTGAGCGCTTCCGTCGGCTTCCAGTGCCCCGAATGCGTCCGCAACGGCTCCGGCACGGGCCACACCCCCTCCGCCTCCGCCCCGCGCACCCTCGCGGGCGGCTCGGTCACCGCCGACCCCAGGCTCGTCACCAAGATCCTGATCGGCGCGAATCTGCTGTTCTTCCTGGTGCAGGAGGCCGTCGGCGACTCCTTCACCGAACGGTTCGCCCTCGTCGGGCGGGCCTGGGACTCCGATTTCGGCTCGGTCCAAGGCGTCGCCGAGGGACAGTGGTACCGGCTGGTCACGTCGATGTTCCTGCACAGCGGTGTCATGCACATCGCCTTCAACATGCTCAGCCTGTGGTGGATCGGCGGTCCGCTGGAAGCCGCCCTCGGCCGAGCCCGCTATCTGACGCTCTATTTCGCCTCGGGCCTCGCGGGCAGCGCGCTGACCTACCTGCTCGCCGCACCGAACCAGTTGACGCTCGGCGCGTCCGGCGCCGTCTTCGGCCTCTTCGGCGCGACAGCCGTCCTCATGCGTCGGCTGAAGTACGACATGCGCCCGGTCATCATCCTGCTGGTCATCAACCTGGTCATCACGTTCGGCTGGTCCGGCATCGCCTGGCAGGCCCATGTCGGCGGTCTCGTCGGCGGTGTGCTGATCGGCTATGCGATGGTGCACGCACCGCGCGAACGACGAGCGCTGATCCAGTACGGCGTGTGCGCGCTGGTACTGGCCGCCGTGGTCGTCGTGACCCTGCTGAGGACGATCCAGCTGACCTGA
- a CDS encoding transcriptional regulator, with protein sequence MDAAQQEATARARELQRNWYGEPLGALFRRLIEDLGLNQARLAGVLGLSAPMLSQLMSGQRAKIGNPAVVQRVQLLQDLAGQVADGSVSAAEATERMDEIKKSQGGSVLSNTTQSTTSSGAPTVKRVVREIQSLLRSVAAAGDIIEAADTLAPTHPELAEFLRVYGAGRTSDAVAHYQSHQN encoded by the coding sequence ATGGACGCCGCACAGCAGGAAGCGACCGCAAGAGCCCGGGAGCTGCAGCGGAACTGGTACGGAGAGCCGTTGGGGGCGCTCTTCCGTAGGCTCATCGAGGACCTGGGGCTCAACCAGGCCCGGCTCGCGGGGGTGCTGGGCCTGTCCGCACCGATGCTGTCGCAGCTGATGAGCGGTCAGCGTGCCAAGATCGGCAACCCGGCGGTGGTCCAGCGGGTGCAGTTGCTGCAGGACCTGGCGGGTCAGGTCGCGGACGGCAGCGTGAGCGCCGCCGAGGCGACCGAGCGCATGGATGAGATCAAGAAGTCACAGGGGGGCTCGGTGCTCAGCAACACCACTCAGTCGACGACGAGTTCGGGGGCGCCCACGGTCAAGCGGGTCGTCCGCGAGATCCAGTCGCTGCTGCGGTCTGTCGCGGCCGCGGGCGACATCATCGAGGCGGCGGACACCCTCGCCCCGACCCACCCTGAGCTGGCAGAGTTCCTCCGGGTGTACGGCGCGGGCCGCACCTCGGACGCGGTGGCGCACTACCAGTCCCACCAGAACTGA
- a CDS encoding DUF5324 family protein: MTRIDSVRAATGSAKDSVLHAAEVVAPYADTAKDKASHYAQEARVRLAPKVSQAAEQARVQYGAHVVPRLEQARTHVPPKVDHAAHEAAARTRKAARQAADYSRPRIEQAVAAAGPVREEATARSVAALAALRGQVSPQQIQRLVRRQQRRARLGRAAKGLAVLGVLAGGVFAAWKWWDKQANPDWLVEPPAATEVSDSGRLSAVDGSGQSVLDPEVEAKQAEDEAADRDNRH; the protein is encoded by the coding sequence GTGACCCGCATCGACAGCGTGCGCGCCGCGACCGGCTCGGCGAAGGACAGCGTGCTGCACGCCGCGGAAGTGGTGGCGCCCTACGCCGACACGGCCAAGGACAAGGCCTCGCACTACGCGCAAGAGGCACGTGTACGACTCGCGCCGAAGGTGTCGCAGGCCGCGGAACAGGCACGCGTCCAGTACGGCGCCCATGTCGTCCCGCGCTTGGAGCAGGCTCGCACGCATGTGCCGCCGAAGGTCGACCACGCGGCCCACGAAGCCGCTGCACGCACCCGCAAGGCGGCCCGTCAGGCCGCCGACTACTCCCGTCCCCGTATCGAGCAGGCCGTGGCCGCCGCCGGCCCCGTCCGCGAGGAGGCCACCGCCCGCAGTGTCGCGGCGCTGGCCGCATTGCGGGGACAGGTCTCACCCCAGCAGATCCAGCGGCTGGTCCGCAGGCAGCAGCGCAGGGCCAGGCTCGGCCGTGCCGCCAAGGGCCTGGCCGTCCTGGGTGTCCTGGCGGGCGGCGTCTTCGCCGCCTGGAAGTGGTGGGACAAACAGGCCAACCCCGACTGGCTCGTCGAGCCCCCTGCCGCCACCGAGGTCTCCGACTCCGGTCGTCTGTCCGCTGTGGACGGCAGTGGTCAGTCCGTTCTCGACCCCGAGGTCGAGGCCAAGCAGGCTGAGGACGAAGCGGCCGACCGGGACAACCGCCACTGA
- a CDS encoding class E sortase yields MSVRVIVRTASELCITVGTLIVLFVVYVLFWTGVKADTEMDHQVDLLQDRWAKQPTRPTPGPVSSSAPEPPAAYESGEPFALMYIPRLGSTWNKPVLEGTKTDTLKKGLGHYANTAQLGQKGNFAVAGHRRTYGDPFKDFPKLRPGDEVVLSDGADWFTYVIDKGPYRTLPTDVQVIDPVPAKSGYTREGRYLTLTTCDPEWGHSHRLIVWGHLDSTQPVESGKPEALRR; encoded by the coding sequence GTGTCGGTGCGCGTGATCGTGAGGACCGCCAGCGAGCTCTGCATCACCGTCGGCACCCTGATCGTGCTCTTCGTCGTCTACGTGCTGTTCTGGACCGGCGTGAAGGCCGACACCGAGATGGACCACCAGGTCGACCTGCTCCAGGACCGGTGGGCGAAACAGCCGACGAGGCCGACGCCCGGCCCGGTCTCCTCTTCGGCGCCGGAGCCGCCCGCCGCGTACGAGAGCGGCGAGCCCTTCGCGCTCATGTACATCCCGCGTCTTGGTTCCACATGGAACAAGCCCGTCTTGGAGGGCACGAAGACGGACACTCTCAAGAAGGGACTCGGCCACTACGCGAACACCGCGCAGCTGGGACAGAAGGGGAACTTCGCGGTCGCCGGCCACCGGCGTACCTACGGCGATCCCTTCAAAGATTTTCCCAAGCTGCGTCCCGGCGACGAGGTCGTCCTGTCCGACGGCGCGGACTGGTTCACGTACGTCATCGACAAGGGTCCCTACCGGACATTGCCCACGGACGTCCAGGTCATCGACCCCGTGCCGGCGAAATCGGGCTACACGCGCGAGGGGCGCTATCTGACGCTGACGACGTGCGACCCGGAGTGGGGACACAGCCATCGGCTCATCGTCTGGGGCCATCTGGATTCCACACAGCCTGTCGAGTCAGGGAAACCGGAGGCACTACGCCGTTAG
- a CDS encoding DUF6344 domain-containing protein → MAQNKVMKLWTAIVTAFLALCTALGLVTTTASAAVPQTETTRTCAATAATPAMSLPARPHDRALPPTMKQRIRAEAHGSSPSCRRRTALHTATDTATDVAGQAAAPEAPVREPEHPGAPLLR, encoded by the coding sequence ATGGCCCAGAACAAGGTCATGAAGCTGTGGACCGCCATCGTCACCGCCTTCCTCGCGCTGTGCACGGCGCTCGGACTCGTCACGACCACCGCCTCGGCGGCTGTACCGCAGACCGAGACCACCCGCACCTGCGCGGCCACCGCTGCGACCCCGGCGATGTCCCTCCCGGCCCGGCCCCACGACCGCGCCCTGCCCCCCACGATGAAACAGCGCATCCGCGCCGAGGCCCACGGCTCCTCCCCCTCCTGCCGCCGCCGCACGGCCCTGCACACGGCCACGGACACCGCCACGGACGTCGCCGGCCAGGCAGCGGCCCCGGAGGCACCTGTGCGTGAGCCCGAGCATCCAGGCGCACCTCTCCTGCGCTGA
- a CDS encoding DUF881 domain-containing protein: MSNSADSPEAGNGTSPRGGFRPVRVLTVGVFALAGLIFFTSFDTAKGTNIRTDASLLKLSDLIQERSHKNGQLDESNAVLRDDVEALAERDDGSTKAEDARLRALEKNAGTQKLRGQALTVTLNDAPPDATARLPGYPEPQPDYLVIHQQDLQAVVNALWLGGAEGIKVMDQRLISTSAVRCVGNTLILQGRVYSPPYKIQAVGDPEKLQKALTASKAIQNYMVYVNVYGLGWKVTEDGPVTLPGYSGTVDLKYAKPVE; encoded by the coding sequence TTGAGCAATTCAGCCGACTCCCCCGAGGCGGGTAACGGCACCTCCCCCCGAGGCGGTTTCCGGCCCGTGCGCGTGCTCACCGTCGGGGTCTTCGCCCTCGCCGGGCTGATCTTCTTCACCAGCTTCGACACGGCCAAGGGCACCAACATCCGTACGGACGCATCTCTGCTGAAGCTCTCCGACCTGATCCAGGAGCGCAGCCACAAGAACGGGCAGCTCGACGAGTCCAACGCGGTCCTCCGGGACGACGTGGAGGCCCTGGCCGAGCGGGACGACGGCAGCACGAAGGCCGAGGACGCCCGGCTCAGGGCACTGGAGAAGAACGCCGGCACCCAGAAGCTCAGAGGGCAGGCCCTCACGGTCACCCTCAACGACGCTCCGCCGGACGCCACCGCCAGACTCCCCGGATATCCCGAGCCGCAGCCCGACTACCTGGTCATCCACCAACAGGACCTGCAGGCCGTGGTGAACGCCCTGTGGCTTGGCGGCGCCGAGGGCATCAAGGTCATGGACCAGCGGCTGATCTCCACCAGCGCCGTCCGCTGCGTCGGCAACACCCTGATCCTCCAGGGCCGCGTCTACTCGCCCCCGTACAAGATCCAGGCAGTCGGTGATCCCGAGAAGCTGCAGAAGGCGCTCACCGCCAGCAAGGCGATCCAGAACTACATGGTCTACGTGAACGTCTACGGGCTGGGCTGGAAAGTCACCGAGGACGGGCCGGTGACTCTTCCCGGCTACTCGGGCACAGTGGATCTGAAGTACGCGAAGCCCGTGGAGTGA
- a CDS encoding aminodeoxychorismate/anthranilate synthase component II, which translates to MSAARPARVLVVDNYDSFVFNLVQYLYQLGAECEVLRNDEVATAHAQDGFDGVLLSPGPGTPEEAGVCVDMVRHCAATGVPVFGVCLGMQSMQVAYGGVVDRAPELLHGKTSLVEHEGKGVFAGLPTPFTATRYHSLAAEPATVPAELEVTARTHDGIIMGLRHRELPVEGVQFHPESVLTEHGHRMLANWLAECGDQGAVARSTGLAPVVGRATA; encoded by the coding sequence GTGAGTGCCGCCCGACCCGCCCGGGTCCTCGTCGTCGACAACTACGACAGCTTCGTCTTCAACCTGGTCCAGTACCTGTACCAGCTGGGCGCCGAGTGCGAGGTGCTGCGCAACGACGAGGTGGCGACCGCCCACGCCCAGGACGGCTTCGACGGCGTGCTCCTGTCCCCCGGGCCGGGCACTCCTGAGGAGGCCGGGGTCTGCGTGGACATGGTCCGCCACTGTGCCGCGACCGGCGTCCCCGTCTTCGGCGTCTGCCTCGGCATGCAGTCCATGCAGGTGGCGTACGGCGGTGTCGTGGACCGCGCGCCCGAGCTGCTGCACGGAAAGACCTCGCTGGTGGAACACGAGGGCAAGGGGGTCTTCGCGGGCCTGCCCACCCCCTTCACCGCGACCCGGTACCACTCCCTGGCCGCGGAGCCGGCCACCGTGCCGGCCGAGCTCGAGGTCACGGCGCGCACGCACGACGGGATCATCATGGGCCTCAGGCATCGGGAACTACCGGTCGAGGGCGTGCAGTTCCACCCCGAGTCGGTGCTCACCGAGCACGGCCACCGCATGCTGGCCAACTGGCTGGCCGAATGCGGCGACCAAGGGGCCGTGGCCAGGTCGACGGGGCTCGCCCCCGTGGTGGGCAGGGCCACGGCGTGA
- the crgA gene encoding cell division protein CrgA: MPKSRIRKKADYTPPPSKQATNIKLNSRGWVAPVMLAMFLIGLAWIVVFYVTDGSLPIDSLGNWNIVVGFGFIAAGFGVSTQWK, translated from the coding sequence GTGCCGAAGTCACGTATCCGCAAGAAGGCCGACTACACGCCGCCGCCGTCCAAGCAGGCCACGAACATCAAGCTGAACAGCCGCGGCTGGGTGGCCCCGGTCATGCTGGCCATGTTCCTCATCGGGCTGGCCTGGATCGTCGTCTTCTATGTGACGGACGGCTCGCTGCCGATCGACTCGCTCGGCAACTGGAACATCGTGGTCGGCTTCGGCTTCATCGCCGCCGGATTCGGTGTCTCCACCCAGTGGAAGTAG
- a CDS encoding DUF3566 domain-containing protein: MSGATGAGSSGTSAGTSTGSEADGGGRGSAARAMDTHTTQLKAIKPDATDAAAPAPEKPGSQGAAATDTRGPQAQKPASGSPAAAQAGPGRQGGPSAAAAQPQPQAPAQAAGSALPGERHSQQQAGPYHPPQAYAPAPEASSRKPRTGARTTPRTRKARLRVSKADPWSVMKVSFLLSIALGICTVVAAAVLWMVMNAMGVFSTVGATISEATGSNESNGFDLQAFLSLPNVLIFTTIIAVIDVVLATALATLGAFIYNLSAGFVGGVELTLAEDE; this comes from the coding sequence GTGAGCGGAGCCACGGGCGCCGGATCGTCCGGTACTTCGGCCGGCACTTCGACCGGGTCGGAGGCGGACGGCGGCGGCCGTGGCTCCGCCGCGCGTGCGATGGACACGCACACGACCCAGCTGAAGGCCATCAAGCCGGACGCGACCGACGCGGCCGCGCCCGCGCCGGAGAAGCCGGGATCACAGGGAGCGGCCGCGACGGACACCCGTGGTCCGCAGGCCCAGAAGCCCGCGTCCGGAAGTCCGGCCGCGGCTCAGGCCGGGCCGGGCCGTCAGGGCGGTCCGTCGGCCGCCGCGGCACAGCCGCAGCCCCAGGCCCCGGCGCAGGCCGCCGGCTCCGCGCTGCCGGGTGAGCGGCACTCGCAGCAGCAGGCGGGCCCGTATCACCCGCCGCAGGCCTATGCGCCGGCTCCGGAGGCGTCCTCCCGCAAGCCTCGTACGGGGGCACGCACGACGCCGCGCACGCGCAAGGCGCGGCTACGGGTGTCCAAGGCCGACCCGTGGTCCGTGATGAAGGTCAGTTTCCTGCTCTCCATCGCCCTGGGCATCTGCACGGTCGTCGCGGCGGCGGTGCTGTGGATGGTCATGAACGCGATGGGCGTGTTCTCGACGGTCGGCGCCACCATCTCGGAGGCGACCGGCTCGAACGAGTCCAACGGATTCGACCTGCAGGCGTTCCTGTCGCTGCCCAACGTGCTGATCTTCACCACGATCATCGCAGTCATCGATGTCGTGCTCGCCACCGCCCTGGCCACCCTCGGAGCCTTCATCTACAACCTCTCCGCGGGCTTCGTGGGCGGCGTCGAGCTGACGCTCGCCGAGGACGAGTAG
- a CDS encoding peptidylprolyl isomerase, with protein sequence MAEQLYATLKTNHGDIEVRLLPNHAPKTVRNFVELAQGEREWTNPATGQKSTDKLYDGTVFHRVISGFMIQGGDPLGNGTGGPGYQFADEFHPDLAFDKPYLLAMANAGPGTNGSQFFITVSPTAWLTRKHTIFGEVVDAGSQKVVDAIAGAQTNPRTDRPVNDVVIESVVVETRQG encoded by the coding sequence GTGGCAGAGCAGCTGTACGCCACCCTGAAGACCAACCATGGCGACATCGAGGTGCGGCTGCTGCCGAACCACGCGCCCAAGACGGTCCGTAACTTCGTCGAGCTCGCCCAGGGCGAGCGTGAGTGGACCAACCCGGCCACCGGGCAGAAGTCCACGGACAAGCTCTACGACGGCACGGTCTTCCACCGGGTGATCAGTGGATTCATGATCCAGGGCGGTGACCCGCTGGGCAACGGCACCGGGGGTCCCGGCTACCAGTTCGCGGACGAGTTCCACCCGGACCTCGCCTTCGACAAGCCCTACCTGCTGGCCATGGCCAACGCCGGCCCGGGCACCAACGGCTCGCAGTTCTTCATCACCGTCTCCCCGACGGCGTGGCTGACCCGCAAGCACACCATCTTCGGTGAGGTCGTCGACGCGGGCAGTCAGAAGGTCGTGGACGCCATCGCCGGCGCCCAGACCAACCCGCGCACCGACCGTCCGGTCAACGACGTCGTCATCGAGTCGGTCGTCGTCGAGACCCGCCAGGGCTGA
- a CDS encoding protein kinase domain-containing protein codes for MGEVFAGRYELVDPIGRGGVGAVWRTWDHRRRRYVAAKVLQQRDAHALLRFVREQAVRIDHPHVLAPASWAADDDKVLFTMDLVAGGSLVNLVNDYGPLPPTYVCGLLDQLLSGLAAVHAEGVIHRDIKPANVLLEATGTARPRLRLSDFGIAMRLGEPRLTETNYVVGTPGYFAPEQMLGADPDFPADLFAVGLVALYLLEGAKPDAKALIEHFAAHGTPKAPRGIPEPLWQVIATLLQPDPNSRFRTATGARKALAAAIELLPEPGPDDELVEVFDQLGPLPTGFAPEGPLHRASGLDKTGTGTGVDTSGTSSPTPVTDTTPPPPHHPPAYGPPPMGPPSQPGAGPALPAPFPGSAPQPSYTATGSISPPPMPTTAPPQTDPSSTGKGSGFGTGTGAGAGADAAGTDPSTGAGTGTGTGTSHWSQDSGASSSASPAHSPHPGHISPGAPPSDVPPRPERAPAPQPSTMSDTGSFHLPPPQVLTAHAASRQIDQRAPGPGHPQQHPEQQASPPAGTPLRTAPAQHPEPAHVPSPQSHPQLGLFQNPAAAVQHAYASTGSYTARPPEVPRRSRALPRRRPGPPVKVVVPVLLLALACFAVGFWALGQL; via the coding sequence ATGGGTGAGGTCTTCGCCGGCCGGTACGAACTGGTCGACCCGATCGGGCGCGGGGGAGTCGGCGCGGTCTGGCGCACCTGGGACCACCGCCGCCGCCGCTATGTGGCCGCCAAGGTCCTGCAACAGCGTGACGCGCACGCATTGCTGCGCTTCGTCCGTGAGCAGGCCGTACGGATCGACCACCCGCATGTGCTCGCCCCCGCCAGCTGGGCCGCCGACGACGACAAGGTCCTGTTCACCATGGATCTGGTGGCCGGAGGGTCCCTGGTCAACCTCGTCAACGACTACGGTCCTCTCCCGCCGACCTATGTCTGCGGCTTGCTCGATCAACTCCTGTCCGGCCTCGCCGCCGTGCACGCCGAGGGCGTCATCCACCGCGACATCAAGCCCGCCAATGTGCTCCTGGAGGCCACGGGCACGGCCCGCCCCCGCCTGCGCCTGTCCGACTTCGGCATCGCCATGCGTCTGGGCGAGCCCCGCCTCACCGAGACCAACTACGTGGTGGGAACGCCTGGTTATTTCGCTCCCGAGCAGATGCTGGGCGCGGATCCGGACTTCCCCGCCGATCTCTTCGCTGTGGGTCTCGTCGCCCTGTACCTCCTGGAGGGCGCGAAGCCCGACGCCAAGGCCCTCATCGAGCACTTCGCCGCCCATGGCACTCCGAAGGCACCGCGGGGTATCCCGGAGCCACTGTGGCAGGTCATCGCCACGCTGCTCCAGCCGGACCCCAACTCCCGCTTCCGCACCGCCACAGGCGCCCGAAAGGCCCTCGCCGCGGCCATCGAGCTGCTGCCCGAGCCGGGGCCCGACGACGAGTTGGTGGAGGTCTTCGACCAACTCGGCCCGCTTCCCACCGGGTTCGCTCCCGAGGGTCCCCTGCACAGGGCATCGGGACTGGACAAAACGGGCACAGGCACCGGTGTCGACACCAGCGGCACGTCCTCCCCGACTCCCGTCACGGACACGACCCCACCACCGCCTCACCATCCGCCGGCCTACGGACCGCCGCCCATGGGGCCGCCGTCCCAACCCGGGGCGGGCCCGGCGTTACCGGCGCCGTTCCCAGGCAGCGCCCCTCAGCCCTCGTACACGGCCACAGGCTCCATATCTCCGCCCCCCATGCCCACCACCGCCCCGCCCCAGACCGACCCCTCCAGCACTGGCAAGGGCTCGGGCTTCGGTACTGGTACCGGTGCTGGTGCTGGTGCTGATGCCGCGGGCACCGACCCAAGCACGGGCGCCGGCACCGGCACGGGAACAGGAACCAGCCACTGGTCCCAGGATTCCGGGGCCTCGTCTTCGGCGTCTCCGGCGCACTCGCCCCACCCCGGTCACATATCGCCCGGGGCACCCCCCTCCGACGTACCACCGCGCCCCGAACGCGCCCCCGCACCGCAGCCCTCCACGATGTCGGACACCGGCAGCTTCCACCTGCCCCCGCCCCAGGTGCTCACCGCCCACGCGGCCTCGCGACAGATCGACCAGCGCGCCCCCGGCCCGGGCCACCCACAGCAGCACCCCGAGCAGCAGGCCAGTCCCCCGGCCGGGACGCCCCTCCGAACAGCCCCAGCGCAGCACCCCGAACCCGCGCATGTGCCCTCCCCCCAGTCGCACCCGCAGCTGGGCCTCTTTCAGAACCCCGCCGCGGCGGTGCAGCACGCGTACGCCTCTACTGGTTCATACACCGCTCGGCCCCCGGAGGTTCCACGTCGATCGAGGGCGCTTCCGCGACGCCGTCCGGGCCCGCCGGTCAAGGTGGTCGTCCCGGTCCTGCTGCTCGCCCTGGCCTGCTTCGCGGTGGGGTTCTGGGCACTGGGACAACTCTGA